One genomic region from Stutzerimonas decontaminans encodes:
- a CDS encoding reverse transcriptase domain-containing protein: MQNKSFTRIEAIRKANADPTYVNDRIYRLMFKEDLYIAAYEKIKSKPGNMTAGADGTTLDEFSIRTIKNIIEKMKSESFSFRGARKVLIPKANGKTRALSVAPPTDKVVQEVMRMILEAIFEPTFSSNSHGFRSGRSCHTALKQIRKNWSGVTWIIEGDIKGCFDNINHEKLIRELAKRITDERFINLVRKALNAGYFEDGAFFSGDLGTPQGSIISPILANIFLHQLDRKAEKIIEENEIGEEDKKALNPEYRKVVKRRAYLQKTLERKEGTEREAAIAEIRALNNQSLTMSPNLITSNGFIRVKYVRYADDWVIGVNGPRKLAETIRADIGDTLSTMGLELSMEKTHIRHAKTESATFLGTTFRVGSATPKIMKVSRGGRIFKKRVAGWTPLMYAPIGEIIKRLSAKGFCDPKGNPTAIKKWIYLDDTQIVEQVGAVWRGICNYYSFVDGFAKLSRIQFILQHAVAKTLAAKHRSSRSKVFSKHGANLRFRVRNEAGEVVKTVSFPLVKSWKSSPDRFKTNEVDINFLERNLRLRTRSKLGSLCVICGSGDRVAMHHVKHIRKLGKEVKGFNRVMAILNRKQIPVCHECHHKIHSGKYDGISLNQFALPHVAAA, encoded by the coding sequence ATGCAAAATAAAAGCTTCACCAGAATAGAGGCAATCAGGAAGGCCAACGCCGACCCGACCTACGTGAATGATCGCATCTATCGACTTATGTTCAAGGAAGACTTGTACATAGCCGCATACGAGAAGATCAAGAGCAAACCCGGAAATATGACAGCGGGTGCGGATGGTACAACCCTAGATGAATTCTCGATCAGAACAATCAAGAACATCATCGAAAAGATGAAGAGCGAAAGCTTTTCATTCAGAGGTGCCAGAAAGGTTCTTATCCCCAAGGCAAACGGCAAAACCAGAGCACTATCGGTAGCGCCACCCACTGACAAGGTTGTGCAAGAGGTCATGAGAATGATCTTGGAAGCCATTTTCGAGCCCACGTTCAGTTCCAACAGTCACGGGTTCAGGTCAGGGAGGAGTTGCCACACAGCTCTGAAGCAGATCCGGAAGAACTGGTCAGGAGTAACGTGGATCATCGAAGGAGACATTAAAGGCTGCTTCGACAATATCAACCACGAGAAACTAATCAGGGAACTGGCTAAGCGAATCACGGATGAGCGATTTATTAACCTTGTAAGGAAGGCGCTCAACGCGGGCTACTTCGAGGACGGGGCATTCTTCAGCGGTGATCTCGGGACGCCACAGGGAAGCATCATCTCCCCCATACTGGCGAACATCTTCCTGCATCAACTCGACCGCAAGGCCGAGAAGATCATCGAGGAAAACGAGATCGGCGAAGAGGATAAGAAAGCCTTGAACCCCGAGTACAGAAAGGTCGTGAAGAGAAGAGCCTACCTCCAGAAAACTCTGGAACGGAAAGAAGGTACGGAACGAGAGGCTGCCATCGCCGAAATTCGAGCGTTGAACAACCAGTCCCTCACCATGTCCCCTAATCTGATCACGAGTAATGGTTTCATCAGGGTTAAGTATGTCCGATACGCCGACGACTGGGTAATTGGGGTCAACGGGCCGAGGAAACTAGCTGAAACGATCCGCGCAGACATCGGAGACACTCTTTCCACAATGGGTCTCGAACTCAGCATGGAAAAGACACACATCCGTCATGCAAAGACCGAATCCGCAACCTTCCTAGGAACCACCTTCAGGGTCGGTTCCGCAACACCCAAGATCATGAAAGTCAGCCGTGGGGGTAGGATATTCAAGAAAAGGGTAGCTGGGTGGACTCCCCTGATGTACGCGCCTATCGGCGAGATCATCAAGAGACTAAGCGCCAAAGGGTTTTGCGACCCCAAGGGCAACCCCACCGCGATCAAAAAATGGATATACCTGGACGATACACAAATCGTTGAGCAAGTTGGAGCGGTATGGAGGGGGATCTGTAATTATTACTCCTTCGTTGACGGATTCGCGAAACTTTCAAGAATCCAGTTCATTCTCCAACACGCAGTAGCTAAGACCTTGGCGGCCAAACATCGGTCGTCGCGTAGCAAGGTCTTCTCTAAACACGGTGCAAACCTTCGATTTAGGGTCAGAAATGAGGCTGGCGAAGTGGTTAAAACGGTGAGCTTCCCGCTTGTAAAATCGTGGAAATCATCGCCAGATAGGTTTAAAACGAACGAAGTTGACATCAACTTCCTCGAACGCAACCTCAGGCTTCGAACGAGGTCTAAACTGGGATCACTATGCGTCATCTGCGGAAGTGGCGACCGTGTGGCCATGCACCACGTGAAACACATAAGGAAGCTGGGTAAAGAGGTAAAAGGGTTCAACCGGGTAATGGCAATCCTAAACAGAAAGCAAATACCGGTATGCCACGAATGCCACCACAAGATACACAGTGGGAAGTACGACGGCATCTCCCTCAACCAATTCGCCCTACCTCATGTGGCAGCGGCCTGA
- a CDS encoding SLC13 family permease, which yields MLPESLPLLFVCALLIWVLVAFVRESWSPDIVVAIAVAVLLATQLLTPGEVLGVLSNSAPVTIACMFIISAALERTGCIDALGNWLGNLVGTSPTRVLFGLTITALVISACLNNTPVVAILTPVAISLAKRAGTTPSKLLIPLSYATILGGTLTMIGTSTNILVDGVARKAGLEPFGMFEITGAGLIMAAAGMVYLLTIGKHLLPERDTLSKLLGPRLDRNFMTELRVPSNSPVIGKTIAEANLNGGSGLQVLQVNRDTQLFSRPEHDFTLTAGDLLMIHGQVKDVVELRESGHLTFNRGDAFETISSEDVILAEAIVGRGSRYSHRPMRDLDLSARYGISVLAVHRQDENIQGNFDDFQLQFGDVMLVEGTPAQIKRFADNGELISLNAVQERAFRRDKAPIAIIATLAVMVLAAFGVMPIEGLAIIGAASVLATRCLDVEDAYKAVDWKILSLIFGMLAISIAMDKVGLVQLIVQNVTTLTPWAGPLFMLSFIYLLTSLLTEMLSNNAVAVLITPIAIGLAQQLGVDPRAFVVAVMFAASASFATPIGYQTNTFVYNAGGYRFADFLKVGIPLNLLLWMVGTLVIPLFWPLTPL from the coding sequence ATGCTTCCAGAATCGCTGCCGCTGTTGTTCGTCTGCGCCTTGCTGATCTGGGTGTTGGTGGCGTTCGTAAGGGAGAGCTGGAGCCCGGATATCGTCGTGGCGATTGCTGTGGCGGTGCTGCTGGCGACGCAGTTGCTGACGCCCGGGGAAGTGCTCGGTGTGCTGTCCAACTCGGCGCCGGTCACCATTGCCTGCATGTTCATCATTTCCGCGGCACTCGAACGTACCGGCTGCATCGATGCGCTGGGCAATTGGCTCGGCAATCTGGTGGGCACCAGCCCTACGCGGGTGCTGTTCGGCCTGACGATCACTGCGCTGGTGATCTCTGCCTGCCTGAACAACACGCCGGTGGTGGCGATCCTTACCCCTGTGGCGATTTCGCTGGCCAAGCGCGCCGGCACCACGCCTTCCAAGCTGCTGATTCCGCTGTCGTACGCGACCATTCTCGGTGGCACGCTGACGATGATCGGCACCTCGACCAACATCCTCGTCGATGGGGTGGCGCGCAAGGCGGGCCTGGAGCCGTTCGGCATGTTCGAGATCACCGGGGCGGGCTTGATCATGGCCGCCGCGGGCATGGTCTACCTGCTGACCATCGGCAAGCATCTGCTGCCGGAACGCGACACGCTGTCCAAGCTGCTCGGCCCGCGCCTGGACCGCAACTTCATGACCGAGCTGCGCGTGCCGTCGAACTCGCCGGTGATCGGCAAGACCATCGCCGAGGCCAACCTCAACGGCGGCAGCGGCCTGCAGGTGTTACAGGTGAACCGCGACACCCAGCTGTTCAGCCGCCCGGAGCATGACTTCACCCTCACCGCCGGCGACCTGCTGATGATTCACGGCCAGGTCAAGGACGTGGTGGAGCTGCGCGAAAGCGGTCACCTGACCTTCAACCGTGGCGACGCCTTCGAAACCATCAGCAGCGAAGACGTGATCCTGGCCGAGGCCATCGTCGGCCGCGGCTCGCGCTACAGCCACCGACCGATGCGCGATCTCGACCTTTCCGCGCGTTACGGCATCAGCGTGCTCGCGGTGCACCGGCAGGACGAGAATATCCAGGGCAACTTCGACGATTTCCAGCTGCAGTTCGGCGATGTGATGCTGGTCGAAGGCACGCCGGCGCAGATCAAGCGCTTCGCCGACAACGGCGAGCTGATCAGCCTCAACGCGGTGCAGGAACGCGCCTTCCGCCGCGACAAGGCGCCGATCGCGATCATCGCGACGCTGGCGGTCATGGTATTGGCGGCCTTCGGCGTGATGCCGATCGAAGGCCTGGCGATCATTGGTGCGGCGTCCGTATTGGCGACCCGCTGCCTGGACGTCGAAGACGCCTACAAGGCCGTCGACTGGAAGATCCTCAGCCTGATCTTCGGCATGCTGGCGATCAGCATCGCCATGGACAAGGTGGGTCTGGTGCAGCTGATCGTGCAGAACGTGACCACGCTTACGCCCTGGGCAGGCCCCTTGTTCATGCTTTCCTTCATCTATCTGCTTACTTCGCTGCTCACCGAGATGCTGTCGAACAACGCGGTGGCGGTACTGATCACCCCAATTGCCATCGGCCTAGCCCAGCAACTGGGTGTCGATCCGCGAGCGTTCGTTGTCGCGGTGATGTTCGCCGCCAGCGCGAGCTTCGCCACACCAATCGGCTATCAAACCAACACCTTCGTCTACAACGCTGGTGGCTATCGCTTCGCCGACTTCCTTAAGGTCGGCATCCCGCTGAACCTATTGCTGTGGATGGTCGGAACCCTGGTGATACCGCTGTTCTGGCCCCTCACGCCACTTTGA
- a CDS encoding bifunctional O-acetylhomoserine aminocarboxypropyltransferase/cysteine synthase has product MKLETLAIHAGYSPDPTTKAVAVPIYQTTSYAFDDTQHGADLFDLKVPGNIYTRIMNPTTDVLEQRVAALEGGVAALAVASGMAAITYAIQTIAEVGDNIVSVAKLYGGTYNLFAHTLPRQGIEVRFAAHDDIAALESLIDERTKAVFCESIGNPAGNVIDLAALAEAAHRHGVPLIVDNTVATPMLCRPFEHGADIVVHSLTKYMGGHGTSIGGIVVDSGKFPWAQHKERFALLNTPDVSYHGVTYTEAFGPAAFIGRCRVVPLRNMGAAISPFNSFLILQGLETLALRMERHCENALKVAEFLQSHPQVAWVKYAGLPDHPEHELARRYMGGTPASILCFGIEGGMEAGARFIDALKLVVRLVNIGDAKSLACHPASTTHRQLNAEELARAGVSQDLIRLSVGIEHIDDILADLAQALSASKG; this is encoded by the coding sequence ATGAAACTGGAAACCCTCGCCATCCACGCCGGCTATAGCCCCGACCCGACCACCAAAGCGGTGGCGGTGCCGATTTACCAGACCACCTCCTACGCCTTCGACGACACCCAGCATGGTGCGGACTTGTTCGACCTGAAGGTGCCGGGCAACATCTATACGCGCATCATGAACCCCACCACCGACGTGCTCGAGCAGCGCGTGGCGGCACTGGAAGGCGGCGTGGCGGCACTGGCCGTTGCCTCGGGAATGGCGGCGATTACCTACGCTATTCAGACCATCGCTGAAGTCGGTGACAACATCGTATCGGTCGCCAAGCTCTACGGCGGTACCTACAACCTGTTCGCCCATACCCTGCCGCGCCAGGGCATCGAGGTGCGCTTCGCTGCCCATGACGACATCGCCGCGCTGGAGTCGCTGATCGACGAGCGCACCAAGGCGGTGTTCTGCGAATCCATCGGCAACCCAGCCGGTAACGTCATCGACCTTGCCGCGCTGGCCGAAGCCGCGCACCGCCATGGCGTACCACTGATCGTCGACAACACCGTTGCCACACCGATGCTCTGCCGGCCGTTCGAGCATGGCGCGGACATCGTGGTGCACTCGCTGACCAAGTACATGGGCGGCCACGGCACCAGCATCGGTGGCATCGTGGTCGACTCCGGCAAGTTCCCCTGGGCGCAGCACAAGGAGCGCTTCGCACTACTGAACACGCCCGATGTGTCCTATCACGGCGTCACCTACACCGAGGCATTCGGCCCCGCCGCATTCATCGGTCGCTGCCGCGTGGTGCCACTGCGCAACATGGGTGCGGCCATCTCGCCATTCAATTCGTTCCTGATCCTGCAGGGCCTGGAAACCCTGGCGCTGCGCATGGAACGCCACTGCGAGAATGCACTGAAAGTTGCCGAGTTCCTCCAATCGCATCCGCAAGTGGCCTGGGTGAAGTACGCCGGACTGCCGGATCACCCCGAACATGAGCTGGCGCGTCGCTACATGGGCGGCACCCCGGCATCGATCCTCTGCTTCGGTATCGAAGGTGGCATGGAAGCTGGCGCGCGTTTCATCGATGCGCTCAAGCTGGTGGTGCGCCTGGTCAATATCGGCGACGCCAAGTCTCTGGCCTGCCACCCGGCCAGCACCACGCATCGCCAGCTGAATGCCGAGGAGCTGGCCCGGGCCGGTGTATCGCAGGATCTGATCCGGCTGTCCGTCGGCATCGAGCACATCGACGACATCCTTGCCGACCTGGCCCAGGCACTGAGCGCATCCAAGGGTTGA
- the trxC gene encoding thioredoxin TrxC, with protein sequence MTESLIVPCAHCASLNRIPTDRLQDAPRCGRCKAEALPNAPFDLQQSQFANQIKGDLPLLVDVWASWCGPCRSFAPTFAQAASQLQGRCRLAKLDSEANAQLSAQLGIRSIPSLILFRNGREVARQSGAMPLPQLMSWLAQQGIS encoded by the coding sequence ATGACCGAATCGCTGATCGTCCCCTGCGCGCACTGCGCCAGTCTCAATCGCATCCCCACCGACCGGCTGCAAGACGCGCCGCGCTGCGGTCGTTGCAAGGCCGAGGCACTGCCGAACGCACCGTTCGACCTGCAGCAGAGCCAGTTCGCCAACCAGATCAAGGGTGACCTGCCACTGTTGGTGGATGTCTGGGCCAGCTGGTGCGGGCCGTGCCGCAGTTTCGCCCCGACCTTTGCTCAAGCCGCCAGCCAACTGCAAGGCCGCTGCCGCCTGGCCAAGCTCGACAGCGAAGCCAATGCGCAACTGTCGGCGCAACTCGGCATCCGCTCGATTCCCAGCCTGATCCTGTTTCGCAACGGCCGCGAGGTCGCCCGCCAGAGCGGTGCGATGCCGCTGCCGCAACTCATGTCGTGGCTGGCGCAGCAGGGCATCAGCTAG
- a CDS encoding beta-ketoacyl synthase chain length factor, translated as MNTTRFDIDHWQAWAPGRACQADWLRWASTSQWSDDPEAQPDVSFLPAMQRRRLSRLARMVYAVAYPLAEGRPPMPLVYASRHGETTRNFALLSDLANQQPLSPTQFSLSVHNAIVGLWSIFQGDPSEMTAIAAEGDGLEHAVIEASLLLNEGAPAVMLVIAEETPPEAYRPWIDGTGMPYALALRLTAGDRWQLQLQPGDDTARQQPQPHALQLIRALLTEHSQFTHQWKTRRWNWQRTR; from the coding sequence ATGAACACGACACGCTTCGACATCGACCATTGGCAGGCCTGGGCCCCGGGTCGTGCCTGCCAGGCCGACTGGTTGCGCTGGGCGAGTACCAGCCAGTGGTCGGATGACCCCGAAGCGCAACCGGATGTGTCCTTTCTGCCAGCAATGCAGCGCCGCCGCCTGAGCCGTCTGGCGCGGATGGTGTATGCCGTTGCTTACCCGTTGGCAGAAGGTCGACCGCCGATGCCGCTGGTGTACGCATCGCGGCACGGCGAAACCACGCGCAATTTCGCCCTGCTCAGCGATCTGGCGAACCAGCAGCCGCTGTCGCCGACTCAGTTCAGTCTGTCCGTGCACAACGCCATCGTCGGACTCTGGTCGATTTTCCAAGGCGACCCCAGTGAGATGACGGCTATCGCGGCAGAGGGCGATGGGCTGGAACACGCCGTAATTGAGGCCAGCCTGCTGCTGAACGAAGGCGCGCCCGCCGTGATGCTGGTGATAGCAGAAGAAACTCCGCCCGAGGCATATCGCCCATGGATCGACGGCACCGGCATGCCCTATGCGCTGGCGCTGCGACTGACCGCCGGTGACCGCTGGCAGCTGCAACTGCAGCCAGGCGATGACACCGCGCGGCAACAGCCGCAGCCCCATGCCCTGCAGCTCATCCGGGCGCTGCTCACCGAGCATTCCCAATTCACGCATCAATGGAAGACGCGCAGATGGAATTGGCAGCGGACTCGCTAA
- a CDS encoding lysophospholipid acyltransferase family protein produces MELAADSLKRPNAPWLWRLVATGLSFVLFGIGGLCLRLIVFPLLSLLPGDADTHRRRARQTVSRLFWLFVQFMYRSGVLTYEVEGAERLGRPGQLIIANHPSLIDVVVLIALIRDANCVVKQSLWDNPFTRGPIRAAQYISNNGSAEMLDEAAEALQQGQTLIIFPEGTRTTPGQPPEFHRGAAAIALRGARLVTPVVISVTPTTLTKAEPWYRIPSRRFHFHLRVGVDIDPQTFAALGAAPIASRRLNDHLHRHFIKELAFDEPTITT; encoded by the coding sequence ATGGAATTGGCAGCGGACTCGCTAAAGCGGCCCAACGCGCCCTGGCTATGGCGCCTCGTCGCCACCGGCCTGTCGTTCGTTCTGTTCGGCATTGGCGGTCTTTGCCTGCGGCTGATCGTATTCCCGCTGCTTTCGCTGCTCCCGGGCGATGCGGACACGCATCGTCGCCGGGCGCGGCAGACAGTCAGCCGGCTGTTCTGGTTGTTCGTGCAGTTCATGTACCGCAGCGGTGTGCTGACCTATGAGGTCGAGGGTGCCGAACGGCTCGGTCGCCCGGGGCAATTGATCATCGCTAATCACCCATCGCTCATCGACGTCGTCGTGCTGATTGCGTTGATTCGCGACGCCAACTGCGTGGTCAAGCAGAGCCTGTGGGACAACCCCTTTACCCGCGGCCCGATCCGCGCCGCCCAGTACATCAGCAACAATGGCAGTGCCGAAATGCTCGACGAAGCGGCTGAAGCCCTGCAGCAAGGCCAGACGCTGATCATCTTTCCCGAGGGCACCCGCACCACTCCAGGCCAGCCGCCTGAATTCCACCGCGGTGCGGCAGCCATCGCCCTGCGCGGCGCGCGGCTGGTAACACCGGTGGTGATCAGTGTGACACCCACTACCCTGACCAAGGCCGAACCCTGGTATCGCATCCCCTCGCGGCGCTTTCACTTTCATCTACGCGTTGGCGTCGATATCGACCCACAGACATTCGCCGCCCTAGGCGCAGCGCCAATCGCCTCGCGACGACTCAACGACCATCTGCACCGGCACTTCATAAAGGAGCTCGCATTCGATGAGCCAACAATTACAACGTGA
- a CDS encoding phosphopantetheine-binding protein — MSQQLQREIKQLIIDALGLEDLGPDDIVADQPLFGEGLGLDSVDALELGLAIQKRFGIKIDADAKDTRKHFASVDSLAAFVSASRAIA, encoded by the coding sequence ATGAGCCAACAATTACAACGTGAAATCAAACAACTGATCATCGACGCTCTGGGTCTTGAAGACCTTGGTCCGGATGACATCGTCGCCGACCAGCCATTGTTCGGCGAAGGCCTTGGCCTCGACTCGGTGGACGCCCTGGAACTAGGTCTGGCGATCCAGAAGCGCTTCGGCATCAAGATCGACGCCGACGCCAAGGACACCCGCAAGCATTTCGCCAGCGTCGACAGCCTGGCAGCCTTCGTCAGCGCCAGCCGCGCCATCGCCTGA
- a CDS encoding acyl carrier protein, which yields MNSRNEIFQTLRDALVELFELESERITLEANLYQDLEIDSIDAVDLIDHIKRQTGKKIAAEEFKTVRTVGDVVEAVYRLTNTETA from the coding sequence GTGAACAGCCGTAACGAGATTTTCCAGACCCTGCGCGACGCCCTGGTGGAACTGTTCGAACTCGAATCCGAGCGCATCACCCTCGAAGCCAATCTCTATCAGGACCTGGAAATCGACAGCATCGACGCTGTCGACCTGATCGACCATATCAAGCGCCAGACCGGCAAGAAGATCGCCGCCGAAGAATTCAAGACTGTGCGCACCGTCGGCGATGTGGTCGAGGCGGTTTACCGTCTAACCAACACGGAGACGGCCTGA
- a CDS encoding acyl-CoA synthetase family protein has product MNWIAMCELLVHSGSRPVTTHPELSFGELQQQALQLAGGLQQRGLQTLAVHLEDAAQLAIVLLGAWRADVRVLLPADLQPASRARLSAHAELWLTDQADDLHLTDLLATPLAAAELDPDLLGLTLCTSGSSGEPKLIDKRLHQLASEVEALEALWGADLGDSAVIGSVATQHIYGLLFRVLWPLCAGRPFLRRALPFAEDMQLASREQQAFCWVASPALLKRMGDNLDWPALRQVRRVFSSGGSLPTEAAELLQQRLGQWPTEIYGSSETGGIAWRQGGQLWQPLPGVNLGEDDQGALLVASPWLPRGHVEQTADAVQIEPNNRFVLRGRLDRIVKLEEKRISLPMLECALAEHLWVGEARLGVIQDNRAYLGALVALSDAGIFALRNQGRRAITQALRKHLIAHCEALALPRRWRLVRELPSNAQGKLPQAELDALLQTPRPRQPERLQLQRLDDHWQIELAVPLDLAHFSGHFPRTPVLPGVVQIEWAMSLARELIGDLPPRFGGMEVLKFQQLARPGDRLQLSLRFDHERGKLYFTYHNDGKPCSSGRILLGAKP; this is encoded by the coding sequence GTGAACTGGATTGCAATGTGCGAACTCCTGGTGCATAGCGGGTCGCGCCCGGTAACTACACATCCGGAGCTATCCTTCGGCGAACTGCAGCAGCAGGCGCTGCAACTGGCCGGCGGCCTGCAACAGCGCGGCTTACAAACGCTCGCCGTGCACCTGGAAGATGCCGCGCAGCTGGCCATCGTCCTGCTCGGCGCCTGGCGTGCTGATGTACGCGTGCTGCTGCCTGCTGACCTGCAGCCGGCGAGCCGCGCGCGACTGAGCGCCCATGCAGAACTCTGGCTGACCGACCAGGCGGACGACCTGCACCTGACGGATCTGCTGGCGACCCCGCTCGCCGCAGCCGAGCTCGATCCCGACCTGCTCGGCCTTACGCTCTGCACCTCCGGCTCCAGTGGCGAGCCCAAGCTGATCGACAAGCGCCTGCACCAGCTCGCCAGCGAAGTCGAAGCGCTGGAGGCCCTGTGGGGCGCAGACCTTGGCGATTCCGCGGTGATCGGCAGCGTCGCCACACAGCACATCTACGGCCTGCTGTTTCGTGTGCTCTGGCCGCTGTGCGCCGGCCGTCCTTTTCTGCGCCGCGCCCTGCCGTTCGCCGAGGACATGCAGCTGGCCAGCCGCGAACAACAGGCGTTCTGCTGGGTGGCCAGCCCCGCCCTGCTCAAGCGCATGGGCGACAACCTCGACTGGCCAGCGCTGCGCCAGGTGCGCCGGGTGTTCTCCTCCGGAGGATCATTGCCGACCGAAGCCGCGGAGCTTCTACAACAGCGCCTTGGCCAGTGGCCTACGGAGATCTACGGCAGTTCGGAAACAGGCGGCATCGCCTGGCGCCAGGGCGGACAACTGTGGCAGCCACTACCGGGCGTAAATCTGGGCGAAGACGATCAAGGTGCACTGCTAGTCGCCTCGCCTTGGTTGCCGCGCGGTCATGTCGAGCAGACCGCCGATGCCGTGCAAATCGAACCGAACAATCGGTTCGTATTGCGAGGACGGCTCGATCGCATCGTCAAGCTGGAAGAAAAGCGCATCTCGCTGCCGATGCTCGAATGCGCACTAGCCGAGCACCTCTGGGTCGGTGAGGCGCGCCTTGGCGTCATTCAGGACAACCGGGCCTATCTCGGCGCGCTGGTGGCACTGAGCGACGCCGGGATTTTCGCGCTGCGCAATCAGGGGCGACGCGCCATTACTCAGGCGCTGCGCAAGCACCTGATCGCCCACTGCGAGGCTCTGGCCCTACCACGGCGCTGGCGGCTGGTGCGGGAGCTGCCGAGCAATGCTCAGGGCAAGCTGCCCCAGGCCGAACTCGATGCACTGCTGCAGACACCGCGTCCCCGGCAACCAGAACGTCTGCAACTGCAGAGGCTGGACGATCACTGGCAGATCGAACTGGCAGTGCCATTGGATCTGGCCCACTTCAGCGGCCATTTTCCGCGCACACCGGTGCTGCCCGGCGTCGTCCAGATCGAGTGGGCAATGAGCCTTGCACGCGAACTGATCGGCGACTTGCCACCACGCTTCGGCGGCATGGAAGTGTTGAAATTCCAACAGCTCGCCCGCCCCGGCGACCGGCTGCAGCTGAGCCTGCGATTCGACCATGAGCGCGGCAAGCTGTACTTCACCTACCACAACGACGGCAAGCCCTGCTCGTCCGGACGCATCCTGCTGGGAGCAAAGCCATGA
- a CDS encoding glycosyltransferase family 2 protein: MSTLNELPPMAVAPTATVVVTPPAQPEEDWFKPCAVIPVYNHERSLPAVVAALRTADLPCVLVDDGSSPAAATVIDRLAEQDGVFLLRHPRNQGKGGAVISGLREARRLGFSHALQVDADGQHDLSGVELFLDRASQAPDAVICGYPRYDASVPKGRLYARYLTHVWVWINTLSLAIRDSMCGFRVYPLEPTLALLDRVRLGRRMDFDTEILVRLHWQQQPMVWLPTRVHYPADGVSHFRLWLDNALISAMHARLLFGMLLRAPKLLARRLQR; the protein is encoded by the coding sequence ATGAGCACCCTCAACGAGCTGCCACCCATGGCAGTTGCGCCCACTGCGACCGTAGTGGTTACACCTCCCGCCCAGCCGGAGGAAGACTGGTTCAAGCCCTGCGCGGTGATTCCGGTCTACAACCACGAGCGCAGCCTGCCCGCTGTGGTCGCCGCGCTTCGGACGGCGGATCTTCCCTGCGTGCTGGTGGACGACGGTTCCTCCCCAGCCGCGGCAACGGTCATCGACCGACTGGCGGAGCAAGACGGCGTCTTCCTGCTCCGCCATCCGCGCAACCAGGGCAAGGGCGGTGCGGTAATCAGCGGCCTGCGCGAGGCGCGGCGACTGGGCTTCAGCCATGCGCTGCAGGTCGACGCCGACGGCCAGCACGACCTGTCCGGTGTCGAGCTGTTCCTCGACCGCGCCAGCCAGGCGCCGGACGCGGTGATCTGCGGCTATCCGCGATACGACGCCAGCGTGCCCAAGGGGCGTCTGTATGCCCGCTACCTGACCCATGTCTGGGTCTGGATCAACACCCTGTCGCTGGCGATCCGCGACTCCATGTGCGGCTTCCGTGTCTACCCGCTGGAGCCGACGCTGGCGTTGCTCGACCGCGTGCGCTTGGGCCGGCGCATGGATTTCGACACCGAGATCCTGGTGCGTCTGCACTGGCAGCAGCAGCCGATGGTCTGGCTACCGACGCGGGTGCATTACCCGGCCGATGGCGTCTCGCACTTCCGCCTCTGGTTGGACAATGCACTGATCTCCGCCATGCATGCCCGGCTGCTCTTCGGCATGCTGCTGCGCGCGCCAAAACTGCTTGCCCGGCGCCTGCAGCGATGA